AACTGAAGATATGCATGTTGATACTGCCATCAAAGAATTGAAAtgtcttctttcttttcttaacaAGTTCAGAGAAACTGGGTTTGCGGAGTCCTTGATTGAAGCAAAAGAGATTGCAAATGAAATGGGGATTGAACCGGTATTCATTGAGAAAAGGATAGTTCACATAACGAGACAATTTGATGAAAGTTCTAGCGAAGCGATAATACAATCAGCTGCAGAATCCTTCAAAGTCAACTATTTTCTATACATAGTTGATCAAGCTATTTCTTCATTCATCACCAGGTTAGGAGTATTTGCATaattatttaatataataaTTAACTATATACATAACATAGTTGAGGTCGGAGGATAGAGACACTTTGAAGAATTTTGTAAAAACCTTGCAGATATACTGAAGGATGATGAGGATTCTGATCTTAATAAGGATGCTTTATATCATGACTTGCAAATGTTGAGTCAGGATTTACCCAATGAAGCAAAAAGAGCTATTGATGTGTTGAATTTTATAAAAGAAGTGGAAGGTTGTTATCCACATGATTGGATTGCTTACATGATTATGCTAACCTTACCAGTTACAGTTGCCTCTACTGAAAGAAGTTTTTCAAAACTGAAGTTGATCAAGACTTAACTTCGGTCTACTATGTCACAAGAAAGATTGAGTGGTTTAGCTATGATATCCATTGAAAAGGATATTGTTGAACAACTTGATTATTCAGATTTAATTAGTACTTTTGCATTTAAAAATGCAAGACGAGTCATATTTAAGTGATACATAAAATTTATTCAATAATATTTTGACCTTTTCAATTTAAAGTTATGTTTGGGGCCTTAAATGTTTTTCGGTTTTTCCGCCTTGAGCCTATTTCTCcacagggccggccctgctAGCATGTGACTGCTAATTTGACTACCCATCACAGCTATACATTTTCAATGGTAGTGTGACTACCTGATTACATTACCCATCACATAACAATGTTAGTGTGACTTGTGTGATAAGAAGTGTGACTGGTAGTATAATTGACGAATTTTGTGTGTGACTAGTAATGTAACTAACTAGTATTCTGTTTGCTAACATCAGGGTTGGTGTTTGGATATCATTATTTAGACATTAGTGTGACTAGTAGTGCAGCTAACTAGTATTAAAAAATCACATAATGTTCGATATTTCTAgtcattattttcttcttcctttttctttcacattttcctcttgtcacaacatagtcacagAAAATAGTCACAagtgttgtcacactaccagaTACAATGATAGTCACAATGTCCATATTGTAGCTGCAAGGTGACATGCtatgtgacatgtagtgtgattaCAAGTGTGACATGCTGAAAGAAATGTTTAAAATCTgtgaaattatgttaaaattcaaaggagattAGTATAAATatgctcaaaatgaagataatATTGAGCTCTAGTTTCGCTGGAATAGCTTGGAGAACCATCATGGACAACTACAGCCCCTTACGAGGGTTGCTGCGTCTTATATGGTGGTCGGTTTGGAGTGGATTtggtatcaaatgaaatgGAGGAGAGAGATCTTTCCAATGCTACTAACCACACTCAAATCCGTCGCCGGATGACCAAATCATTGCTTGTAGAAGAGGAGTCTGAGGAGGGGCAGAACAGtcacaacaaaattaaaagtgactgttttataattttgtttaaagTTTGTTGACCATAATCTAATTTCCATTTAAATGAGATGACAATTTTataattgaaataaatttgttgacctttttataattGGAGTTGCCActaaagaggaggaggaggctaGGAGGAGCGTGAGAAGGGACAAAACAGTCAGattaaaattaaaagtaactgttttctaattttgtttaaaacTAGTTAagtattttctaatttccatTTAATTGGGATGATTAGTTTATAATTGAAATAcattttgttgacttttttatTATTGGAGTTGTCACTTGGTACTAATTTACCATTTTGCTCTTTACTATTTCACGTAGATGTTAGATTaatacttaatttaattaaaaaatgaaCATTAATACTTAGATCTAGAAACTATATTGCTCAGTACCATTTGGTCTAGTTTCGCCAATCTCCTATTATAAGTGGCAGGCCGTGAATTTGGCTCATAACAAAACTAGTTCCTAGTTCATGTATCAAACAATATCTTTCTGAAGACCACGTACCAAGTTGTCCAATTGGTCATACGATACTTGTATGTTGTACCAGACTAAATTTACCCTAAAAGAAAACGATAAAGTGAATAGTGTGGTGGGTAGCTGCAAGGCTATTATTTGCATCTAAATTATATGTGACAATCATTTGTCTATGAGGAAATTTAATGGTTATGATACAGAAGAACAATAGTGTATGCTTACAAAACCATGCATTATAAGACAGAGAGCTCGCCTAGCTGATCTGAGAGGGAGGTTCAACAGCCTTGACAATCTCATACACAGCTGAGAAGTCAAGTTCCCCTAGCCCCATGCTTCTAGCCTTTTTGAACGCCTAAAAAGATGCGCATAAGATTTAGTTCCCATGTCCAACAAAAGCGAAAAGcagcaaataaaatgaaatagtATTGACCAAATTCCAACAAAAAGTAGCCACTAAATTAGTTTTTCTGTCCATAAAATGCTAGCTTGACCAGTCGATCGGGCTAATTTTTATCCTTGATGAGGTAAATAGTGTGTTTTCTTGGATGATACAAGGCCAAACACTAGTTCAAATGGAATTGGCACACAACAATTCATGAAAAGATATGGTTATGATTGATCAGATCAGAGAGTAGAAGGGCCATgaactcaaattaaaaattCAGGGGCACAAGACCTTTTGAAGTGTGAAATTGAAGGAGGTCAAGTAAATTTAGCTGAAAATCCTGAAATGGACAGGGATTCGTAGGCTAAATTAGAAACCTTTGATATGGAATTTGGGCGTGTCGGCATGAGTTCCAACAGTCCAAAACGGAGAAGCTCCCTTCCATTGTAATAATGTCACCATCATAACATCTCAATTCTACAGAAAGCAATAGCTTCAAATAAAATGGGCAGGCTGCTAATTACTATGCTAATATTACTACACAATTTCTCCGTCAAAAAGTTTGGATCTTAAATTTTTGATTCACCAAAGAAATAATTGGACTGAGAAAAATACACACATGACTGAATTTAAACATATAACGGTGAGCACTGACACACTAAGGACTATCCTTTAGGCTCACAGAAGATAATCACATCCGGGATAATGTGAGATGACATGTAACAACTCGGTTGtaggttttcaattttttaaaagTTGTGGTCGAAATTTAAGGATCATTCTCAGCCTCTCCgcatatttaaattatgagcaCCTGGAGACACGTATTCACCAAGTATGTACAAGGAACGTGCATAGATGATGTTCAGATATAGTAAAATTGTGACTGGTTAAGCTACTCTTAAAAAGAATGGAGAGCATGTATAACCTCATTAGCTGCGGCAGCTACTGGCATTGATACAGCAGTCTCATCGGCAAGGGAAAGAGCTAATCTCATGTCCTTCTGCTGGTGTTTCAAAGGAAATGCAGGTGAATGGCTGCTCTGAATCATAGTAGGTCCTTTCAACCTAAACATTGGATTTGCAATAGCACCCAGATCCTGCCAGATATTAACTTATCAACACAAGGGGCAGACCTGGAGGAACAAAATTATAACTCTGCTAAAATGAAGGATCTGATAGTGGTAAACggaagtttcaattttcacTCACCAAAACGTCA
This genomic interval from Argentina anserina chromosome 1, drPotAnse1.1, whole genome shotgun sequence contains the following:
- the LOC126804804 gene encoding uncharacterized protein LOC126804804, which produces MKVCDTSGLGLLIELLTTLKNLGLNVYDVKGQGYDNGSNMKGKNKGTRWESRVESVKAVRYQAAQIRQTFLHIVNGKEDIKTKSDADTLANYNLKSFEFLLGMVIWYELLYVVNNVSKVLQTEDMHVDTAIKELKCLLSFLNKFRETGFAESLIEAKEIANEMGIEPVRNILKDDEDSDLNKDALYHDLQMLSQDLPNEAKRAIDVLNFIKEVEGCYPHDWIAYMIMLTLPVTVASTERSFSKLKLIKT